One window of the Spirochaetota bacterium genome contains the following:
- a CDS encoding TetR/AcrR family transcriptional regulator translates to MGRRVVQEERRLQIIEALFSCLMEKPFKETSIKDIAKAAGVNHGVLHYYFTGKEEILLTFLDHMLLKYKGEFYEYMSAHTPEGAPARQVISEMFSFVNRRITLDRRLSRIFVEIWEIGLYEKKVRVKLKAVYREWIRSVQAVIAGAVKDEIIARRMSTAVVAFLEGMSMLSVILEQSKEESAATLLAFQERIIEMLD, encoded by the coding sequence ATGGGAAGAAGAGTCGTCCAGGAAGAGCGCCGGCTGCAAATCATAGAGGCATTGTTCAGCTGCCTGATGGAAAAGCCCTTTAAGGAAACAAGCATAAAGGACATCGCGAAGGCCGCGGGCGTCAACCACGGCGTGCTTCATTATTATTTCACCGGGAAGGAGGAGATACTCCTCACGTTCCTGGACCACATGTTACTGAAATACAAGGGCGAGTTCTACGAATACATGAGCGCCCATACCCCCGAGGGCGCCCCCGCGCGGCAGGTCATCTCGGAAATGTTCAGCTTCGTGAACCGGAGGATCACACTCGACAGGAGGCTCTCGCGGATATTCGTGGAGATCTGGGAGATCGGACTTTACGAAAAGAAGGTCCGGGTGAAGCTCAAAGCGGTGTACCGCGAGTGGATCCGGAGTGTGCAGGCCGTGATCGCCGGCGCAGTCAAAGACGAGATCATTGCCCGCAGGATGAGCACCGCGGTGGTGGCCTTCCTGGAAGGCATGTCCATGCTTTCCGTAATACTCGAGCAGAGCAAGGAAGAATCGGCGGCCACCCTCCTCGCCTTCCAGGAAAGGATCATCGAAATGCTCGACTGA
- a CDS encoding DUF4445 domain-containing protein produces MKKPLLTVLPGGESRAFDEGTLLLDACADMGMVLRTPCGGKGFCGKCAIEARGDLSEPLELEPRLTGGVPGMRLACRAQMRGDVTVKRAPVFAAGRGRVSVPPAGHGLGLAVDIGTTSIQISLADLASGETQALASFMNPQRRYGHDVVSRIAASTDPEAGRALVSLLRGSIFSAVADTLVQAGIPPARIEHMVCAGNTTMTYFFAGLDVKPLGAFPYTAAHRDFAAIEIPDARAFGAGARIEALPVASAYLGGDLVGGLALLDGQGHRRGVFFIDLGTNGEMFLRTPSGDIFAASCAMGPALEGMNISHGMTADEGALTHVHMNANVPSCEVMGGGEPVGISGTGLIDAVSIMRGSGMIGASGAFARTGGKETFRIVSHNGISAVRICGNVIITQKDIRSLQLAKGASLAGANILLKEAGCAVGEIGQVFIAGAFGENLSIDHFKRLSFIPLFPRAVYSFSGNTSLAAAARACVDPAFMARTRELRDAARVVELSTHPEFNDEFVRCLDFS; encoded by the coding sequence ATGAAAAAACCCCTGCTCACGGTTCTTCCCGGCGGTGAATCGCGCGCGTTCGACGAGGGAACGCTTCTTCTCGACGCGTGCGCCGATATGGGCATGGTGCTCAGGACGCCCTGCGGCGGAAAGGGATTCTGCGGGAAGTGCGCGATCGAGGCGCGCGGGGACTTGAGCGAGCCTCTTGAGCTCGAGCCCAGGCTCACCGGCGGCGTCCCCGGAATGCGGCTCGCGTGCCGGGCGCAGATGCGCGGGGACGTGACGGTGAAGCGCGCGCCCGTCTTCGCCGCGGGCCGGGGACGCGTATCGGTCCCCCCGGCGGGACACGGGCTTGGACTGGCCGTCGATATCGGCACCACCTCCATTCAAATATCGCTCGCCGACCTCGCGTCGGGGGAGACCCAGGCGCTCGCATCGTTCATGAATCCCCAGCGACGCTACGGCCATGACGTGGTTTCGCGCATCGCCGCGTCGACGGACCCGGAGGCCGGACGGGCGCTCGTTTCCCTCCTGCGCGGATCCATCTTTTCCGCCGTCGCCGATACGCTCGTGCAGGCCGGCATCCCGCCCGCGCGCATCGAGCACATGGTGTGCGCCGGAAACACGACCATGACCTACTTCTTCGCGGGACTCGACGTGAAGCCCCTGGGCGCCTTTCCCTATACCGCCGCGCACAGGGACTTTGCCGCGATCGAAATCCCGGACGCGCGCGCGTTCGGGGCGGGCGCGCGCATCGAAGCCCTCCCGGTCGCGTCCGCGTACCTGGGCGGCGACCTCGTGGGCGGGCTCGCGCTCCTGGACGGGCAGGGTCACCGCAGGGGCGTGTTCTTCATCGACCTGGGCACCAACGGCGAGATGTTCCTGCGCACGCCCTCCGGCGATATCTTCGCCGCGTCGTGCGCGATGGGTCCCGCGCTCGAGGGGATGAATATCAGCCACGGGATGACGGCCGACGAGGGCGCGCTCACCCACGTACACATGAATGCGAACGTGCCGTCCTGTGAGGTGATGGGCGGGGGGGAGCCCGTGGGCATCTCGGGGACCGGGCTTATCGACGCGGTTTCCATAATGCGCGGATCGGGGATGATCGGCGCGTCCGGCGCGTTCGCGAGGACCGGCGGCAAAGAGACGTTCAGAATAGTTTCGCATAACGGTATCTCCGCGGTGCGGATTTGCGGAAACGTGATCATCACCCAGAAGGACATTCGAAGCCTTCAGCTCGCAAAGGGGGCGTCCCTGGCCGGGGCAAATATTCTCTTAAAGGAAGCGGGATGCGCGGTCGGGGAGATCGGGCAGGTGTTTATTGCCGGGGCCTTCGGGGAAAACCTTTCGATCGACCATTTCAAGCGGCTTTCCTTCATTCCATTGTTCCCCCGCGCTGTGTACAGCTTCTCGGGAAACACGAGCCTGGCCGCGGCCGCGCGCGCGTGCGTCGATCCGGCCTTCATGGCGCGCACGCGGGAGCTGCGCGACGCGGCGCGCGTCGTGGAACTTTCCACGCACCCGGAATTCAACGACGAGTTCGTGCGTTGTCTCGATTTCAGCTGA
- a CDS encoding rhomboid family intramembrane serine protease, producing the protein MLIPYRDENPTERFALVTFMLILANVAMFAYQVLGPAGFARITAEYGFVPLELSSGKNLPASQFVNPFLTLISYMFCHGSIPHLGFNMLFLWIFGNNVEDRMTRGGFLVFYLLTGVIAALAFAGMAPQSKVPLVGASGAISAILGAYLFMFPFARVYVWMLFFTMRLPAMLYLPVWFLMQILGFIGGSAGGSNVAWVSHIGGFAAGVILFKLFVKRYRIP; encoded by the coding sequence ATGCTCATCCCCTACCGCGACGAGAACCCGACCGAACGATTCGCCCTCGTCACCTTTATGCTCATCCTCGCGAACGTCGCGATGTTCGCCTACCAGGTGCTGGGACCCGCGGGCTTCGCGCGCATTACCGCCGAGTACGGATTCGTGCCGCTGGAGCTCTCCTCCGGAAAAAACCTTCCCGCGTCGCAGTTCGTGAACCCCTTCCTCACGCTTATAAGCTACATGTTCTGCCACGGGAGCATCCCGCACCTGGGATTCAACATGCTCTTCCTGTGGATATTCGGCAATAACGTCGAGGACCGGATGACGCGCGGGGGCTTCCTTGTGTTCTACCTCCTCACGGGCGTGATCGCGGCGCTCGCGTTCGCCGGGATGGCGCCGCAGTCGAAGGTCCCGCTCGTGGGGGCCTCGGGGGCGATATCGGCGATACTGGGGGCGTACCTGTTCATGTTCCCCTTCGCGCGCGTCTACGTGTGGATGCTCTTCTTCACGATGCGCCTGCCCGCGATGCTGTACCTGCCCGTCTGGTTTCTCATGCAGATACTCGGCTTCATAGGCGGGTCCGCGGGCGGGAGCAACGTCGCGTGGGTGAGCCATATCGGCGGCTTCGCCGCGGGGGTGATCCTTTTCAAACTCTTCGTGAAACGGTACCGTATCCCATGA
- a CDS encoding bifunctional precorrin-2 dehydrogenase/sirohydrochlorin ferrochelatase: protein MLYYPVLLDIKDKLVVVIGGGEVALRKVADLCRAGARVRVIAPRVHEGIASRAADGAVSINTREYAEGDLEGAALVFSCTNDALVNARVYREAHERGIFINAVDDPPHCSFIVPSFTQRGDFLLAVSTSGASPAMAARLRRMIEKAVPENVEVILEALREARRIIQGDASFKKLSADERGDIMKRIVNDDALLDELAAAFREHTLSHYLRIRAGLPPVS from the coding sequence ATGTTATACTACCCTGTATTACTCGACATTAAAGATAAACTTGTCGTTGTCATAGGCGGAGGCGAGGTTGCGCTGCGCAAGGTCGCGGACCTCTGCCGTGCGGGCGCGCGCGTGCGCGTGATCGCGCCGCGCGTTCACGAGGGAATCGCGTCGCGCGCCGCGGACGGAGCGGTGAGCATCAATACCCGGGAATACGCGGAGGGCGACCTGGAGGGCGCCGCGCTCGTGTTCTCGTGCACGAACGACGCCTTGGTGAACGCGCGCGTGTACCGGGAGGCGCATGAACGCGGCATCTTCATCAACGCCGTCGACGATCCGCCCCACTGCTCGTTCATCGTGCCCTCGTTCACGCAGAGGGGCGATTTCCTTCTTGCCGTTTCCACGAGCGGCGCTTCGCCCGCGATGGCGGCGCGTCTCCGCCGCATGATCGAAAAGGCGGTGCCGGAAAACGTGGAGGTCATCCTCGAGGCGCTCCGCGAGGCACGGAGGATTATCCAGGGGGACGCTTCATTCAAGAAGCTATCGGCGGACGAGCGTGGTGATATCATGAAACGCATTGTGAACGACGACGCGCTCCTGGACGAGCTCGCTGCCGCGTTTCGGGAACACACACTCTCCCATTACCTGCGCATCCGCGCGGGCCTTCCCCCCGTCAGCTGA
- a CDS encoding VWA domain-containing protein, whose protein sequence is MKGFVTAVVVSVTLAACAPAFAEVAVIPYRVDNPSTYFPEKSGDEYAKLLGVVLAVRKGMEVYPPRDLDADMKSFGISSQGTITAEGLKALGAGRYLDRIVLGKISKTGETYVAESTLYAPGRGKVIARTQVKGQSLAACAEKDAAELFVTAPDAPLKLDPAADQGLATVDLVVVTDTSYAMSAEWETVKAGITGFAGALSENWSAPIRIYVLGFSDAQKLPSYAQPVGSPAALRAGLDATPPRGGPSTDALEAALRFAVTNVPWERGSVRHMLVVSNSPVRRNSQVELSGMTAQKRGIVVSAAAGGRCQWEDAETLRQLAVMGKGRFAQFAYRQRVYDARGKSIDLFMEGGRFFQGQAYGAQWKEGLFSFSGKASSFMQPKPFLAEIMADRKKYELSPYAMSELYPEIANVALVNADPVENNADVLLPGLGAGASSRGRAGGPHALAKALLSDGKVSIWVRIASQADLDFFKNRESMRAYFTLGVTVQRKPDEAYGFTFHPARFITRLGDDQVPDAARAGINEMAARPDFYINNGLLKPPVWFVRVKVEALEPVKEAEDVRD, encoded by the coding sequence ATGAAAGGATTCGTGACGGCAGTCGTAGTATCGGTCACCCTTGCCGCGTGCGCGCCGGCGTTCGCGGAGGTCGCGGTGATACCCTACCGCGTCGACAACCCCTCGACATATTTCCCCGAAAAATCGGGCGACGAATACGCGAAGCTGCTGGGCGTGGTCCTCGCGGTGCGCAAGGGCATGGAGGTGTACCCGCCGCGTGACCTTGACGCCGACATGAAAAGTTTCGGGATATCGTCGCAGGGGACCATCACCGCGGAGGGCCTCAAGGCCCTGGGCGCCGGGCGCTACCTGGACCGCATCGTGCTCGGGAAGATTTCGAAGACGGGCGAAACCTATGTCGCCGAGAGCACCCTCTACGCACCCGGACGCGGGAAGGTCATCGCGCGCACGCAGGTGAAGGGTCAGAGCCTCGCGGCCTGCGCTGAGAAGGACGCGGCGGAGCTTTTCGTGACCGCGCCCGACGCGCCGCTCAAGCTCGACCCGGCCGCGGACCAGGGCCTCGCGACGGTGGACCTCGTCGTGGTGACCGATACCTCCTACGCCATGAGCGCCGAATGGGAAACGGTGAAGGCCGGGATCACCGGCTTCGCGGGCGCGCTTTCGGAAAACTGGAGCGCGCCCATCCGGATATATGTGCTCGGGTTTTCGGACGCGCAGAAGCTTCCCTCGTACGCGCAGCCGGTGGGCTCGCCTGCGGCGCTGCGTGCGGGCCTGGACGCGACCCCGCCCCGCGGCGGCCCCAGTACCGATGCGCTCGAGGCGGCCCTGCGCTTCGCGGTCACGAACGTGCCCTGGGAGCGGGGAAGCGTGAGGCATATGCTCGTGGTATCGAACTCCCCGGTGAGAAGAAATTCGCAGGTAGAGCTTTCCGGGATGACGGCGCAGAAGCGGGGAATCGTCGTGAGCGCCGCCGCGGGCGGACGGTGCCAGTGGGAGGATGCCGAAACGCTTCGCCAGCTCGCCGTCATGGGCAAGGGCAGGTTCGCGCAGTTCGCCTACCGGCAGCGCGTCTACGATGCGCGCGGAAAATCGATCGACCTCTTCATGGAGGGCGGGCGCTTCTTCCAGGGGCAGGCCTACGGCGCCCAGTGGAAGGAAGGGCTCTTCTCCTTTTCGGGAAAGGCGTCCTCCTTCATGCAGCCCAAGCCGTTCCTCGCCGAGATCATGGCGGACCGGAAGAAATACGAGCTTTCCCCCTACGCCATGAGCGAGCTCTACCCCGAGATCGCGAACGTCGCGCTCGTGAACGCCGATCCCGTCGAGAATAACGCGGACGTTCTGCTCCCGGGGCTGGGGGCGGGCGCTTCTTCCAGGGGCAGGGCGGGCGGTCCCCATGCGCTCGCCAAGGCGCTCCTCTCTGATGGGAAGGTATCGATATGGGTGCGGATCGCCTCGCAGGCGGACCTGGATTTTTTCAAGAACCGTGAATCGATGCGCGCCTACTTCACGCTCGGGGTCACCGTGCAGCGCAAGCCCGACGAGGCGTACGGCTTCACCTTTCACCCCGCGCGCTTCATCACCCGCCTGGGGGACGACCAGGTTCCGGATGCGGCGCGCGCGGGGATCAACGAGATGGCCGCGAGGCCGGACTTCTACATCAACAACGGGTTGCTCAAGCCCCCGGTCTGGTTCGTGCGCGTGAAGGTGGAGGCGCTCGAGCCGGTGAAGGAAGCGGAGGATGTCAGGGACTAG